tattaatattatcaaaataatctaaaataaaagaaaagataaaaaaaatacaatacaagAATTATGCGACACAATCTCACGGTAATTAAAGTTGTCGAAACAGCTAAGCAATATATGATAAAATTGTGAACTCGAAATTCTTCTAAAAAGTGCAATATGATTTCGAATTTCATTTGATCTTCATATTCAATATCTTCACCATTATCGACGTCTTCTTCGAATGGAGGAAAATCATCataaatttgaaacaatttgacACAAAGTGTTGTACTTGTTACTATCGAAAGTAAACAGATGATCCAAGAGATTGCTTTCGTTAGCCAAGACATTAAGGCCAAAAGTATTAATGAAATAACTGTAATGAATTATTTACTAAAAATACTATTTAAATAGAAGTTATTACCAAAGGCAAATCCACACATACAAGCCACATAATGCCAAGCTTGGTAAACTGACACAAAAAACAATTGGTCAACCCCTCCTGAATTCAAAACATCAGTATAGAAATCTTCAACTAAATAACTTGCTGATGCATACACACATCTATTTCTGTAGGGTTTActaaagaaatacaaattaaatcattttttttttttttttcttttaaaaacattaaaaaactgtGTTGAACCTGTTTGCAGCCATTAAAGGACATGGTCCTCtccttgtttttagtttttcataaTTTGGAAAAGCTTGCATTTCTTTTAATATATCCATATCATAAGCACAAAGGTGAGAAGCATGTCGATCGTAGAAAATAACTAAACCATAAAGACCATGTTGGGTTCCAACTGGACATTTTTCAACACAAATTCTCATAACATTATCATAGTCCTCGATatcgaaataaaacaaaaatggtttCTTCGATGTGTCTCTGGCAGAAAGATTAAAGTTCTCAAAatgtttgttgtgtttttgattGCAAATGTTTCCATAAGAATCAGCACCGTTTATGATAACAGGGTAATTTCCAAAAACAATCGAGGAGGCGATTATTACAATCTGTAACGGGTATTTTGGAATCATTACACTGgtaggcaaaaaacaaaaaaaaaagtcgggagcaagaactcagTAAGGTGATTACAAttaacttgagtgtgctgaattctaaactgttaacaaattaattccatcacgtctagtttttgagctctgctcatcactattttcgctaaaaagtcccaaaaactaGTCTTGAATGACATGTTTTTTGACGTTTGAtctaaaatgtatatttttctgtaatattttacttttttgctaTCCAAATCAGGGTTCCAAAACTGGAATTTACTTCAAATatgcttcaaaaaccataatataacttaaccaccaagattttgagatatcataaatttctataccaaatatcttttagaaaaatatagttttgaaaaaaaaaaataaacatatttaagacgataaaattgTAACGAAGCGTCGCACTTTCCTTTCCACCGCAAaccaatttaattaaagctgtatGGAAACCAACCATCCCGGACTATAAACCCGAAACCAAATTCATAAAAACGTCCCGGACTATGccatcaacagcaacaaaaagaaatcaaattaattaaaactatttggcaACCGCCCATCCCGGACTATAACCGATACCGAAACAACTGAACGTCCCGGATTATGCCATCAATAGCAACAACACAAACACGACaacatacattttgttttatactcaaaactattattattattaatttaacatcaattttaccgtttaattttatatagttCACACTTGCTTTGTGTAAAAATATTACTAAGTAGATGTAAAAATTTCCGAATAAACGAGAGATCTTTTGAATCTACTTCGAGTAGACGATTTCTCCCTCAATACACCTATTTAAGCCATAATAGATATACCGTAttgttgtaaatttttgaatgttgGCAAATTTCCGTTTTGACGTTAGCTAGGTAGATTTAGCGTCTCTTTCCGAGTTCCCCTTCTCATTTTGAGTTAAGGGCATTACTTCCGACCGTTAGTTATAATTCCCGTCTCTATCCGAAGCCACCATCTCAtttggagtttggtcataattcccgaaaccaccatctcatttggagtttggtcataattcCCGTCTCTATCCGAAGCCACCATCTCAtttggagtttggtcataattcCCAAACCACCATCTCACTCTGAGTTTGGTCATAATAGCATATTTTGGTCACCGTAGGGTTTATTTCTTCTATCTCCGTCCGAGATCCCCCTGCTCGCTTGGAGTATTGGGCATTATTTTTAAGTAgtatataagttttattttaaattgttatttaaagaaAGTAGAGAACAATAAAGAACGATTCTATAgtgaaaataaagaatttgagtttttggtTTCTTCTATAGCCGAGTTTTACTGTGCTTTCTTCGGCAAAACCCTGGAACCGGCGAGCTTACCTCAGCCTTTGATAAAAAAgcatcacaaaataaaaaaaaaattacggtgatgaaattcaacgccaaagGTACTAACAAAaagcgtttttgacctgttaatattcaaatatttcgaaaacgtgacgtgccagtaaaattttgacttcagattcggaatcagcacacaaaaatcttttagaaaaatatggtttggtttaagctctattttcgttgccgaccagtgttattattgtttatagttAATTTAGTTTACTTactaaaatacacaaaaatgtaacaaataaacaaatccaTATTTTATCGGTGCAAACTTTTGGTTTATGTTGATATGTTTGCAGACAATCCATGTTTTTGACACTTTATGACTGATCTGTAgttttttcttgtattaaacaataaattctttGATCTAAATTTAAACTGATTAAACTTAACTTACTTTCAACacttaaaattcaatatttttctcCATTAATGATCtaactttaataaaatgtttgcATGTTTGCGTGTGCTTTAAGAAAATTACTTTGGGGATTTGATAAACATGATTATAATAATTGGTTTTCGAAACTTGCTAAACCACTCAAATTTCTATTCCATAAAACGACATAAGAAaacttattaataaaattaatctcaaGGGGTATATTTTGCCTTTGCTATGCAATTAATATCATTAAAAACtttcgaaataataaaaaaaaaatttcaattaaaagtcaataagttattaaaaataGGTTGTGGGGGTGTCTGAAAACTTTATCTTTCAACTTTAACAATAGAAATTCTGTATGGACAAAATTCAGCATGAAAATAATTCTGTACATAATTTTGCTTTTCTATTACtctttattacaaaatttattctgtaaattcaaattcTGTAAATCTAAGGTAAATCTGCTATAAATGTCACGGGTGGTAACACATTTTCTAATTCTACGAACACTTGAggaatgaataaaataataaattaaaatttatcacaaacaaaaaacattactgttaaaaaaggagccaggttctcctatgttgaaattatgctggcacaaaaagtactgagatgtaaaagtgtaccaagtcctaaagtttttgttcaaattcgtatcaataaaattttgattatgttctcttgacaatttttcttttaattaccgatttttaaagttatttcaaaaattgccaagtaaacaatcaaaattttattgatacgaatttgaacccaaaccttagaacttggtacacttttacatctcagtactttttgtgccagcataatttcaatataggagaacttggctccttttttaacagtaatgtttttgttgtgatttcactactttttgcaaggtatggctgtagaattgaaaatctctatagttgatgaaaattcagtgaaaatgggcggttgccacgccccctggctaaaattctcaaattttaattttttttatttgtacaaactaccatctctaccattctaccaaatttcaagattctacgataatcagaactgctctataatatttgatgaaaattcagcggaaataggcggatgccacgccccctgaattgaaaccacaagtcctatcaccgtgtagaatttcaagtttctacgttaacgggaagttctaaataattttgatgatctgtcagtgagtgagtgagtgagtgagtgagtcagtcagttacggtttttgctatttttgaagccctatatctcagaaactactcatcgtaaaaggctgaaattttgtgtttggttttgacaagctcaataaatgtagcgagtttgaaatttctgacaTCTTTGGTGTATAAGTTAGagggggggtcgaaaatggcctgagttgtttcctgtaaataagggtgtagtgccaaagttgctagagaacttggctagGCACTATCGTGCCCCttgatgaatttattttatttcaatctttgaaatggtttgcaatattaaaaaacaGTCTTCGAGTTTTATTACATCAAAATTTATTTCTGGAACggttgtttttgaattttatttattttaataacatGAATATCATTTTCCTCGTTgttcttaaataattttccaAGATTACATTTTATCATCGAACACCGCAGTCCACCATATATCAAATGGTCCTCACAAGCACATAATAAAAGTACATCAACTGTCATCTTCCAAGagtaataaaatacaaaaattttcttcatttcttaATGCTTTTAAAAACTTACCTGAATAATTGAAAACACAATATTTGCGATACAATAAGCACAAAATGTTCCAAATAGTACAGGtgccatgtaaaaaaaaaattcgtcttTGTCTTTCAATATCAAATAATCTCTTTTGTTCTTCAGAATTATAATACCAACCAAGCACGTTAGGGTTGCTACGAAGAATTTACTCAGGaacaaaataatatcaaaaatgTTATTGATCTTTTCAACTTGTTCAGCATTCTTGGCAGCTATTTTCCAAGCCTAAAAATGAAACTTCATCAAATATCAGCTAAGAAGATTATTATTATAAAGTTCCTTACAACTTTTCCAGCCGAATGGAAGTCAATTGTTTCCATTCCAGACGGAACAAAGGCATTATGATTCCAAATACCAATTCGTTCCTCAAAACGTTGAAAACGCTGAAACCATAACTGATTGACTCTTTTCCTAATTCTAAAAGAAATTACTATAAAACAAACAATGACTCATTTACAATTTTACATATGTTTACATTTTGGACATAGAAATTAGAAGCAACCTTGGTACTTTAAACAAAGTGCTGACTGCAGAACTTTTAGCAATAGTTCCCAAGTGGTATTTCAGTAAAACTTCAAAAGCATGTTGAGATGGTTTATAAACAGAAGGCTTGAAATACCAAAATGCAACACCAGCACCAATACAAAATTCTTCAAAAGCAATTATAAATTCGACTGTCCATAAAAATCCAATAATGTAAATCCATAAAGTATTTCGGATTATTTTCGAATCAACATACTCAATGTGGTAAAatactaaatatttaaaaaattaaaaaaaaaaaaaaatgtttcaggTTGACAAAAAGTAAATGTTTGAAAGTCGCATAAAATTGAATATGGCGCCCTCTAGAGGTCATAAACTAAAGAGTATAAATAATATACAAGGACTTACATCTAAGATTCTGCATTGGATCAATATCgtctatataaaatttttccatTGTCGGTACAAGCATAGGATATTTGGCTGTCGTAATACACAGCAGGGTAAAGCCCGACAGTAAAATAAGCAGAATCATACTGAGTAGTGCAATATTTGGGACTACACCAATTCCTGATAATTGTTTTATGCACATTACTGATTCGTCAAATAGTAATTTAAGTTGACTTAGATGCTTCCTCAaaattaatgttaatgttattaAAGATatctgaaaaatattaaaaaaaatacaagtaatattaataaaacaaataccgaCTATTTACAAACTCACTGTTATTAAACTTGTCAAAATTGCTAAGCaaataatgataaaattatTAGCCCGGAATTCTTCTAATAAGTTCAAAATGATTTGGTAGTcttttttcatcatttcttcAAATTCTATTAtcttattgttttcttcatcttcatcaATTATTGGAGAAAATTCATATAACAGCCACAATTGAGTGCTAAGTGTTGCGTTTGTAATTATTGCCAGCAAACAGATAATCCAGGCTATAGCTTTCGAAAACCAAGACATCATGGCCAATAGTATTAATGAAATTactaagaaatattaaaatgtttatttttgtcaCAAAAagcttttgcaaaaataaaaaaaaacataccaatGGCAAATGCACACATAAAAGCGATATAATACCAAGCTTGGTAAACTgccacaaaaaataattgatcTAAA
This DNA window, taken from Episyrphus balteatus chromosome 2, idEpiBalt1.1, whole genome shotgun sequence, encodes the following:
- the LOC129909722 gene encoding choline transporter-like 1, with the protein product MMSWFSKAIAWIICLLAIITNATLSTQLWLLYEFSPIIDEDEENNKIIEFEEMMKKDYQIILNLLEEFRANNFIIICLAILTSLITISLITLTLILRKHLSQLKLLFDESVMCIKQLSGIGVVPNIALLSMILLILLSGFTLLCITTAKYPMLVPTMEKFYIDDIDPMQNLRLFYHIEYVDSKIIRNTLWIYIIGFLWTVEFIIAFEEFCIGAGVAFWYFKPSVYKPSQHAFEVLLKYHLGTIAKSSAVSTLFKVPRLLLISMSKIIRKRVNQLWFQRFQRFEERIGIWNHNAFVPSGMETIDFHSAGKVAWKIAAKNAEQVEKINNIFDIILFLSKFFVATLTCLVGIIILKNKRDYLILKDKDEFFFYMAPVLFGTFCAYCIANIVFSIIQMTVDVLLLCACEDHLIYGGLRCSMIKCNLGKLFKNNEENDIHVIKINKIQKQPFQK